The nucleotide sequence CTTACGAAATTTTTTAGAGTTCTACATTGAAATAATATGAAAATAATAGTCAGACAGCTTATCATTATCGCGACTGTAGTATTTGTATCTAACTTCTCACCCCTAGTAGTCTCTGCCTTGTCGCCAGTAAGCACTCAGTTATTTACATTGCCATCAAGAGATCAATCAATTGATAAAACGGCGATTAAATTTTCTCCCAATGGTAAGCGCTTTTGGTATCTCTCAAAACAAGATGACATGTATACGCTCGTCGTCGACGGTAAAGACATTCAGACAGGAAAGCAAGAAATACAAAGTTTTGCATTCAGTCCTGACAGTAAACATTACGCCTATGTAACTTCAGACGAGCAAGGGAGATTTTTTGTTGTGTTTGATGGAACGCCTAATCCAATGAAGTATACAGCAATTCTGTCAGGCGGCGAATTGGATGGTTTATTGGATAACAGGCCATTTCTTCAATTTTCAGATACAGGAGGACATTACACGTATGTAGGTCATCGAATAGAAAATGAAAAGGATCCAGTAATGTACGTAGTAATTGATGGCACTGAGCAGAAGGTTGAAAACAGACTCTCGAGAGTTGGTCGCCCAGTACTCAGCCATGACGGGAACCACCATGGGTATATTGCGTTTGAACAATTTGGTTCACAAGCAAATACCACAGAAAATCTGAAGGAGTTTGAGATTGGAAATTTGATTGTTGACGTGGAATTCCAAAAAATGCTCCTCGCTGAGGAGATAAAAAATGCGCAAGTTATCTATGATGGCAAAATTATTAAAACCCAAACATCGAAAGAATCTGCGCTCCTGCCAATACCAGTATTAGCAGGCATCGCTTTAAACCCTGCCGGCAATCACTATGCATATATCACATTTCTGCCAAACAATAAACGGGCAGTATGGCGCGGTGGACGTATTGGGCCCGCATATGATTTCGTCAGTTCGCTTACATTTAACGATAGCGGAACTTCATTTGCGTATATTGGTAGTAAGGGTAAGAAATGGTATGTAGTGTTTAATGATCGGGTTATAAGCAAACATTCTGATAAGACTTTTGTCTTAGATTTGAAACTCAGCTCTGACGGCAAGCATATTGGCTACAGAGTTGGCACGTCTGATATATATATCGATGGAAAGAAGAAAATTGGATCGAACACCGGCCATGAGTATAAAGTTTTGCAAGCAGGTAGTGCGGGAATATTTTATGCGGTTCCCGAGATGCACGTTCTCCAGGAGTTTGAGCGGGGGTCTAGTTCTTCGATGGAAGGCGTTCTTCGGTACAATAATACTGTCGACAATAAGAGTGTAGCTATAGATTCACATCTTGTCTACGCTTCCACTTCCGATGCCGGACGAGCATATATCGGCTATGATATCTCGCAGAGAAAAAAGGAATGCTATACAAAATCCCCGTGTATATATTCTGTGAACAATCCACCACGAGTAGTTGTAGTAAATGGTAAGGTTAAAGAGAAGATACCATACGGTTTTTCTGTTACTGACCTTGTGATAAGCCCTCATGGTAAGCACTATGGCTACATTCTTTATCAAAGTGCCGCCGTTGCCGATCAAGAAAAATGGAAGCTCGTTGTTGACGGAAAAGATGTTAATCACTATCCATACCTCAGTAATCTTCAATTTATTGACGAAAACACCGTGAACTTTAATGACGTAAATGGTATTTCGGTTTGGAGTGGTATTTATAGTATTGCCAAGTAACCTCAGGTGTTTGAGATATGACAAAGAAGCTCATCATCATTTTATCCGTAACGGCCATTCTTGGTGGAGGACTTTATTTTTCAAAGAAGAAATATTTTGAAAATGATTGTGCATGGAGACCAACTCAAAAGAATTATGGATTATGCGAGGCACTTTTGCCTGGAATGTTTTATGACGGTAAGAAATGTACTATGAATAGTGGCTGTAGTTGGAAGGGCGATATACCACCTTTTAAATCATACTTACAATGTAAGATTGCTTGCGAGCTATAGTGCGTGGAGTAATCTCGCCTTATTTTCTTACCCGCGCACTTGGTGGGTTGGGGCAAGGGCAAGATATCATAATAATTCCTGCAACGTCTAAACCGCCTTAGCCATTGAAATTGGCACCCCCGCGAGAGGCGACAACGGTAATCTACCTTCGCTAAAGCTACGGCAAGGCAGGAAAAAAAAGGGGTGCGGGGAAAATGACAGGGGAGTTAGTCCGCCTTCGCTACCGCTACGGCGAGATGTGAGTCAGGGTTGGAAGTCCGGATTCTCCTCGAAAAATGTTCGAACTTTGTCCAAGAAACACCGAATGAAATCAAAATCATCTTTTTCGAAGCACATCACTTCAACGAGTCTGCTTTCGGGCAGTGATCCCAAATGAATCGAAACCATGTTTTGTAGCTTTCCGCGAGATCATGGTTGATCATTACAAAAATAGATCCATATTCTCCAAAGTTTCCCACATCTTCACTTGTAAACGTAACCACATGGTCGCCGAAGATATCGACGACGCCAACAGTTTCATATCCTTTTGGAAGAACTTTATATTCTCCTCCAATGCGCTTAAGCGCCTGCGGAGCTTTTTGAGGAACGCGAGGATCAAAGAGTGTTTTGTAAGGAATCTTTTTTGAGTGGAATGTTTTTCTGAACTCGTCCTGTACTGATTGAGAAATACCTGGTGTGAGCCAAAGAGCTTTTGCACCCAAAAAATACGCTTCTTCTCGCACGCGCAAGAGATCACGTCGATAATTTTTGTATCCCTCAATTCCTTTGTAAATGTATGCTGCTTCGCGCGGAGGCACGGCATTGTATTGTGTGGAAAGACTTGGCAGTACGCGCTGCAGTTTTTTTTCTTTTTCACGAAGTACTTCAAGGAGTTTTTGAGGATGTACGGCGCGGTAGACGTTTTCACCTTTCTGAAAAATTTGAAACACAAGCCCTTTGTCTAAAAGGCGATTGAGTGCGTCGTAGACATTGCGCCGGTGTACGCCGGCTTTAATGGATATCTGTGAAACGGGCAACTCCGCCGCTCCTACGAGTGACTCGTAAATCTTTGCTTCATTGGGTGTGAGCCCGAGTTCTTCAAATAATTCAGAGTACATATTTTCATTATAATATAAATGAAATCGTCTACTATGGTGACTACTAACACCTTAGGGTGATATTGGCCACTCATTTAATATATCATATCATGCGGGAGTGGTCAATAGGAATCTCTCGCGAAAGGAGAAAAAAAGTGAGCGCCACGCTTCTGGAGTCCCTCCTCAACACCTGCAACGGTGACTTAGTGCAGGCATTGGAGATGATGCTCCACCTCACGCAGAAGACTAATAGCATCCCTGCAGTGGCAACTGCTTGCAATAGGCTCATGGACAGGGATGGGGTGAAAAGTCTAGTCCTGGATCGCATACTCTGGCAGCGGAACAAGGACCAAATCTATTCTCACGAACCTCTCGACGAGTCGACTAATGTGTTCCGTTCCCTTGCTAAACCCCTGATGTTCGCGGAGATTTTCATCTACTTCAAGGATTCGCGAAGAATTCGCGACGTCTGGCAAACGATGGGGCATAAATCACTGGAACTATTCCAGCTTATCGTGAAGCAGATCAAAGAAGCCGCGAACTGGGTAGATCCTATCGCTTCCGAAGTTTATGGCTACGACAGGCGAAGGTCGGACATTCACGCGTTTGGCTGGGACAGCAGGATTTGTCGGCTCCAGGAGGATGAGCTGGAGGATGCAATCTTTCAGCTCAAAGAAGATCTGCAGTTTACACCGCAGGAGCGTCAGACTATGCTATACCGCTATCGTGAATGCGGAGCAGATCTTCAGAAGCGGTTCGGAACCCCAATCGAAGTCATACGTGTCTAGATCTTTCACTGCTGATACGTGTCGGAGGAGTAATCGGTAGACAAACGACATGCTGGTTTTCTGTGATTTCCATGCCTAAAATCACAGATCTTCTCTACTATAAATATCCTATTTTCATTTCGTAATTTACTATTCAATTGTTATACTACACGTATATGATTACATCACTCAGTTTCACCACACTGGCAATTCTCTCCGCACTTCTTGGCGCAGTAGCAAATATTATTGCTCGAACGCTATTGCGAGATCTTCGCTCACAAGACATCCTTGGCATCAATTTTCTGACGATGGGAGCAACGCTTCTTCTAATTTCTCCTCTTTTTTATTTTTTTCAACCCTCGCTTCTTGTTATTGGACTTGTCGCTCTCATAGGTGTGATCGATACTTTTGCAAATTATTTTTATTTCAAAACATTTGAAAAGACTGAAGCAAGTATTGCAACACCTCTCCTCTCGCTTGCCCCGGGGTTTACATTCTTTTTTGCTTGGCTCACACTCGGTGAGTCTTCACAGTGGTACACGTATCTTATTGCGGCGGCCATTCTTGTGCTTACAGTATATGTTTCAACAAATTTTTCCCAATTGAAAACATTTCAAGCGCACACCCTTATTCCTGCACTTGTTGCTTCGTTTCTGTTTGGCGTTTCGGCAATTCCTGCAAAATATCTTCTTGATACACTCCATGCAGTGAATGCCCCTACGCTCTACATGTTTCGTGCGGGGTTTATTTCACTCTTTACACTTCTCTTGTTTGGCTTTCCGATATTACGCATATCGACACAGCAGTATCGCGTCATATTTTTCCGTGGTCTCATTGTTATTTCCCAATGGGTTCTTCTGTATTTTGCGCTATCACGCGGGAATAGCGGCGTCACGCTCACACTTGGCAATATCACGCCAATTTTCGTGTTTTTCTTGAGCGTAGTATTTCTGAGAGAAAAACCGACTCCTAAAAAAATCCTCGCAGCTCTATGTATTTTCATCCTCTCATTCATTATTGCATAGCAGTCTTGTCAGTGTACGGAAGATGCCCTATGATAGGTGGAAAGCACATAATGTATACCATATGACTGCCTATGCGCAAAAACGCCTCCTTATTATCTTTACGGGTGGAACTATCGCCGGAAATGTTGCAAAAAGCAATGTTGTTCAGTTGGTGAAATCCGATCCGGAAAACTTCATGACGATCGTTAACAACTCCGTAGAAATTGTTAAAAAAAATTGGAACATTGAAATCAAACCGGAAGTCGTTGAGCTTTTTAATGTTGATAGTTCGAATATCATTCCGCAAAACTGGAGCGCCCTTGCAGAAAAAATTCAGGAAACGTATGACCAGTATGATGCATATATTATACTCCATGGTACCAACACCATGGGATACACATGCGCTGCGCTTTCCTTTGCTCTTGAGAATATTAACAAGCCAGTCATTGTTACCGGAGCGCAGGTGCCCCTGGGATATTTGGGAAGCGATGCAACAACTAATCTTATTAACGCACTGCGCATTGCAGTGTGGGGCTACCATCCCATCAAAGGAGTTATGGCTGTTTTTGGCAGCAAAATCATTTCCGGTACGCGAGTAAAAAAAGGGACAGATTTTGATTATGATCCATTCAGTTCATTTATCACGGGTGCATTGGGGCAGATAGGGCGGTTTATGCGCATAAATGTATCAGCGCTCGATCGGCATAATGCATATTTATCTAAATCAAAGCCCCTGGCCATCCAATCACGCGTATTAAGCGTGAAGAAAGATTTTGAAACATCACATATTGCTTCATTGAGTGAGTTTCCCGGAATGTCTCCTGACATATTTCGAGTGCTTGTTGAACATGCGGATATCCGAGCATTTATCTTTAGAGCTTTTGGTGCTGGTGATGCAAGTGCCCACTTGTTTGAGGGTTTTGAATATCTCAAAGAAAAACGCATTCCGATTGTTGTTACGTCGCAGGCTCCAAGCGGTGTGGCAAGTTTTCAGGTGAATGAGACCGGTCAGTATTTGAGAGATAATGATCTTGCAATTCCCGCCTTTGATATGAGTATAGAATCCATGACAACAAAACTTGGCTGGCTTCTTGCCCAAAAAGTAAGTTATGAGAATATGAAATCAAAAATGCTTGAGGATTTGCATGGCGAGATAAATATTGAGAATGAGTTGCTGTAAAAAATAAAAGCCAACGGGTGTTGGCTTGATTTTTAATGGAGAATCACCTGCTCTTCAGAATGAGATTCATAGGTACCCCGAACGAATGTCCCAATAAACGTGTAGAATAGAGGGATGTTTGGCTGGCGAAGACTACTAAGCGCGCGGCGATAATACGCATTTGTTTGCGCCTTCTTCTCAATGTGAGCCATTTGTATCCATGCAAATGGGTATGCAAACAGACGTCCGAGATATCCAGTAATCAATCCCGCAATAAATGGACATGCGCTAAGTGCCAGGAGAATTTTCCACTGCGCGAGAATGGCCATTGGAGAATAGATAAGAATTGGACTGACGATAAAGACCCAAAACACGAGAGTAAGAGCGATGGAGAATCTGATGAATGTTTTTGGCATCGCCCAAAAATGATAGATATGATCATGGTCGCGCTTGAAATTCTTCCATTGAATTTCTTCCCAAAGATCCTTAAGGGTGATTTCGCTTGTATTGATATAGAATATCACAAGTCCGGAATCCCGTGCCTTATCCGGCAAGCCCTGCAAGCGGCCTGTAAGCAGACCAAGGAAATGCTTTCGACATTTCTCGGGAATATGCACACGAACAAACATTGCTTGTTCGAGGAGATCAAGGGTCTGTGTAATATCCACAATGCGGTCTTGGAATAAAATCTGCTCTTCGTCTGTCAGCTCTCCGCAATTGGAGAGATGAAGTTCAAATTCCTTCCATGCACGAATAACTCTTTGAGTTGATGGTGGTCTGGAATGCAGAAACATGCGGTCATTGAGAATTTCAAACACATTTCGCAGTGTACTCATGGTTTTAATGTACGATGAAGCTAGTATAGTGGTCTATACCGGATCGTCAATGAGTAGCTCGTGTAAAAACTAGTTTTGCCGTGAAGCGTTTTTTAAAATAGATTCAATTATTCCTTCATCGGAAAGGTCGTGGTATATGGCAAGTTGCACTCGTTGCGCTTCTGCATAGGGAAGTTTTGTTACACCACCCTGATCGAGTACTGCTTGGTACCGTTCTCGAATAAGTGTTGCTATGCGCTGGAGCGCATTGACGTTCACTTCCATTGCCGTATTCAGCCTTTTTTGCTCTTCAGAAGCATTGGATGCAACAAAATATCTCCCCGGCTGCAGAGTTTCTCCCGTTCTCGGATCAATTGTGAGCGCGATGCTTACATTGACGCGCTCCGGCAGTCCGCGAAAGCGCCGTTCATGGCTGATAAATCGCCAGATATCCTGTTGACTATGGGATACGTGTGTCGAAGAAGTTCCTGACTGTTCGGTTTGTTCTTCGCGATGCTCTGTAAATGGTTTTCGGATTCCCGGGACGTTTGTAGGTTGTGTGTTCTGTGTGGCGGATTCACCCTCTTGATCACCGGGTAAACCGGTATTTCCCTGTTCAGGAATTGCGGCCATGACCCTATATGCCTGCAGTACTGCAAGGTTTGCTGCCAGCCGCTGGGCGTTATCATAGGGAACGCCTTCCGGTCCATCATCGTCAAATCGCAGTACGCCATCTGTTCCTAGGATACCTTCTTTGTAGTCTTCAAGGTATGATGGATCAAACGGCTTATCTTCTGACCCCTCTTTTCGTTTGATAAAAAAAATTCTTCCAGCGGGTTTGTCCATGCCTATTACAGGCTCGATAATCACATCATGGTATTCAATGACTTCTTGAACATTCGGTGGAAAGTGAAAAATATCTGTTGGCAACACCTCGCCTCGTTGTTCGCGTATTTCGGCTAGTTGATGACCAACTTCTTTGAATAAAATTCGTTGTCTTGCCACTTCCGTCACTTCTTCGGATGGCGTGTCTACATCGAGCCCGAGGGCTTTGCGAAACGCTCCTCCCATTGTTGTTTCAATCCCCATAGTATGGAATGGTTAATAGTATACTCTCTTTCAATCCTAGCATAGGGAATAAAAAAAAGAAGGCGTAGGGCCTTCATGTGTGTAGAGTTGCGCGCTGTCGTATGAGCGCGTCACGGATGTTATTCACCAGAACCTTTTGTTCTTGCGGGACAAGCGTTTTCAGGAGTGGATCCCGTTCGATTGCATTCTGCACCCAATTGAGCTGCTCCACTGTGACAGGGCGGTCAAAGACGATAAAGAAAATAGGTGAGGTTGCCAGGGTGATCGCACGTGCATGGTCGGGGTGTGTGATAGTCTTGAGAAAAAGGACGAAATCAGTGGCCATTCTTTTTATTGAACGAGAATACCTACTCATGATGGGCAATCATACACTAGAAAGGTCTTTTTGTCAAGACCCATGTCTTCGTGTAGAGTAAGTGTGCGATAAGTCTATAAACGCCTATGAATCCAGAACATCATACAATTATCCGACAGCTTGGTTTGAAAGAATTTGAGGGAATGAAATTGCGCCTAGGAAAGTATGGGCGCATTACTGCAGATCTGGAATTACAACCCACATCTGCAGCACGCATTCAGCGCACACAGGAAATTCAGGCAGTCGAACAAAAAATAAAAACACGGGGAAGAGGGGATGAGAAATCCGGCAGAGAGGAATTACTGATCGATACGCGAGGATATCGCGAAGCACGGCGTACGCTGCACTATGTATCGCCGACGGGTGAATCATTCGATACGGAAGCCGTACTGTTTTACAAAAAAGAAGGACAGCAGATTACCTGGCTAAAGTCGGAAAATCGCCTGGTTGTTCTCGATGTCGGCCTCTACTGCAATCGACTTGCAAGCACGCTCTATAACCAGCAAGGCGATAGGCCCGTTGCCTATATCCCCATGGTAGATGATCGGGGGGCTTACCGCGGCATTGTGACGATTATTGAAGACAAAAAGAAACCCAAACCTCTCATACATGAGCCCGAGCAAAAATCCCTTCCTCCGGGATTTAGGCTTTCGACAGATACCATTAAAACTATTGCAGATAGATTCCTTGTTGATAGCAGGCGTCCTATTCAACCCGGTTCATTCATCCGGCCGATTTTTACCAATATATTTGATTCGGACGACCGCTCTACGCTTGCCGGACGCATTCTTTGTGACGTATATGAACGTGTGATCGAGCGTTCGGGCCGAAAGGATGCAGTGCCGGCGGATGCAGGCAAAAAATCGTATCATGCCTTTAATACCTATGTCCCAAAAATTCTTACGAGGAGGCATAATCAAGGATACGCTCCTCTTGAATATGTCGAAGATCGTGCAAGTGGCACTGATGCTTTTCATCTTGGCGGTTCACAGTTTGGAAGCAGTTTTCTCTACTATTTTAACAAATCAATGGCTCGCTGGCAGCATCCCCACGATCCTATCACGCGAGCATATCTTACCCTCGATACGAAAGACTTGGAAAAGACACCCATTCATTTTACCGATTTATGTTTGGCGCTCTATGATGCCGGAATAGATTTTATGGCGAAATGCTGCACGCCCCATGCTCAAGTAAAAAGAATGGATAATATCCTATTCTATATTTCCGAGCCGGACCGTGAACATGCGTCAGCAATCATCAAACAATTCATGACCGATCGAAAGCTTGGCAAGGGGCATATGCTTGCGGCTATGCCGAGCGCGCAAGATGGCCTCTCGTGGGCCTATGAGCCGAATTCCTATGAAATGAGGCTGTGGCAGGAAGTTTCCGGATCGTCACAACCGGCGAGCTTCAATATTGTCGCTGCAATGTATGCGCTGCCCCTCTATCTTGATCGGCTTATAGTTGCATGCCTTCGGACGGGCGATACCGCTTCTGCCGAAACGTATCGAAAAGAAGTAGAACGAGTGCGGTTGTTATTTCGAAAATACCGAACAATTACTTAACCTTCTATTATCTATGCCAAAGAAAACAGTTCAAGAGCTATCACTCCAGCTTCATAAAAAGCTGCATGGCAAAATTGCCATAGCTCCTAAGGTACGACTCAAAACACTGCGCGACCTTAGTATCTCATATACGCCCGGTGTGGCTGCTGCATCATCATATCTTGCGCTTCACAAAGATGAAGTACGCCACTATACCATGAAGGGCAATGCCATCGCGGTTGTATCCGACGGTTCAGCAGTGCTTGGTTTGGGAAATATTGGCCCTGAAGGCGCACTGCCAGTGATGGAGGGTAAAGCACTTATTTTCAAAGAGTTTGCGAATATCGATGCATTTCCCATTGTACTTGCAACTCAAGATAGCGATGAAATTATTGCAGCCGTACGCGCTATCGCTCCAACATTCGGTGGCATTAATTTGGAAGATATTGCTGCGCCTCGGTGTTTTGAAATAGAGCGCCAACTTCAGGAGTCTCTCGATATCCCTGTTGTGCATGATGACCAGCATGGTACAGCTGTTGTTGTACTTGCGGGGTTGTTGAATGCGCTTAAAGTGGTGAAAAAGAAATTGCATACCGTACGCATTGTCCTATCCGGTGCGGGAGCTGCCGGGAGTGCCATAGCAGATATTCTCCTCAAAAAAGGGGTAGGGGATATAGTGATGGTGGATAGCAAGGGAATTGTATCGCTTTCTCGATCCGACCTCGATTCCCATAAACTCGAACTTGCAGCGCGGACGAATGTGCGCAAGCTTCAAGGAGGCTTGGCAGAAGCGTTTGTTGGCGCTGATGTTGCAATCGGCGTTTCAAAGGCGGGTCTTTTTACGGAAGCGCATATCAGAAGCATGAATGCTGAACCAATTATTTTTGCAATGGCAAATCCTACGCCAGAAATCATGCCGCGCGAAGCATTGCGTGCCGGAGCGGCAATCATTGCAACCGGCAGATCAGATTTTCCCAATCAAGTGAATAATGCACTTGTATTTCCCGGATTGTTTCGCGGAGCCCTTGACCATGGCGTTCGGCGCGTCACGGATGCTATGTTTATCCGAGCAGCCGAAAAGCTGGCGGCGCTTGTACCCCACCCTACTCGCGAGCGCATTGTTCCTTCGATTTTTGATACGCGTGTAGTAAAAGCAGTGTCATCTGCAATTTCCCTGAAATAAAAAAAGGGGCTTCCAATGCACCTGCGCTGGAATGCCCCACCTTGCCGAGGTTAGTCTTTGGATACCACCCTGGGCCTGGTCAGTAAAACTGAATGTACGAAGAAATGGTCGGTTGCCACTCAGGAACCATCTGGTTCCAGTGTGAGTCTCAAAGTATGGACACGAAAGCTATCGCACGGCATACGCATCGGGAAACTTTTCGAACTCGATTTTTCAACGCAGCAACCGACAGTGGATATGAGCTGGATTCGAACCAGCGACCTTCTCTGTGGGATTCCAATGAACCCACGGAGTTGCTCTACCAACTGAGCTATCATCCCGGTGATGTGAAGAGTATAGGTTAAATGGCTTTTTTTGTCAAGAGGCTAAATGACATATACAAGCTAGAAACGATACCCTGAATGTTCTATACTGATGAAATACTCCAAAAGCAGCTATGACCGCACTGTTTGCACCCAAACTGAAACCAAAAGAAATCCTTGTGATTCAAGGCAGCCTTTCTCAATATTCAAAATCTCATATATTGGTGGAGAGTGTTGCTCAGAAATTGCGAGACAGAGATTGTTCATTTGGCGTACTCGATATTCGCTTGAGTGATATTGATTTTTACAAAGGCGCTGGCATTGAGACATACGGCACGCCAACAAGGGAAGCATATGCCCGTATTGCAGCAGCGCATGCGTTTGTATTCAGCAGTCCCGTGTATGGCGGCAAAATTTCCGGTGGCATTCGCAATCTTATTGATGTTATGAAAGATGCAATGAAGGGCAAGCTTGCTGCGGTGATGTGTAGCGCGAAAGAAGGCAATGCATACCCCGCATCCGTTGAACTGAAGGAGCTCCTTACGTCAGCAGCATGTGTGAGAACGGTACAGCCCATTGTACTCGTTTCTGATGAGAGTTTTAAAAATAATTTGATCTATGATGATGTTGTTCATGACGTGATGGAAGAAATGCTGTATTCACTGACAAAACAATGCAAAGAACAGCCGACACAGAACATAGCTACCACTTGACGCCTGCTACGTTTGTTGTTAGACTCTGCCTAGGTGTATTTACGACCATTTAGGTATGAATAAAGGGCATACAGTATGTTCAGATCAAGCGAGCCGCAGCGGCTCGTTTCAAATGACGCAAAAAGTGGATTATGCGTTGTTTTTGCTGACTGTTCTTGCAAAGTTCTCCGAGCATACATCCTTACGCTCCATTGCAGAACGTAATCATCTTTCATTCGCATTTCTTCAGAAAGTGGCACGCCTTCTGCGATCGGCAGATATTATTAAATCTGCGCGCGGCAGGGAGGGAGGATATACATTGGCAAAGTCCTCTGCGCATATTCTCTTCCGGGATATAGTATTGGCAGTAGAGGGGCAGACAGTTCCCCATGCGTGCCTAAGTGAAAGGCGCACATCGCATGCCTGTCCCCGAAAAGCGCTCTGCAGCATACGTCCCGCCCTGCAGCGTTTGCACACCCAAATGCAGCAGCTCTACCTCTCAAAACCCCTTACCTATTTTCTTCACAAGCAATGAACACTCCAATCCTCTCACTCAAACACGTAGATGTGTCGCGCGATGGCACAACACTCCTTCATGATATTTCACTCGATCTACAAAAAGGGCAGATACACATGATCATGGGTCCTAATGGTTCAGGGAAAAGTACGCTTCTCAACAGCATTATGGGTAATCCCAGCTGCATCCTCGAAAAAGGGAGTATCATGCTCAACGGTAAACGAATACAGAAACTCGCGCCTTATGAACGAGCGCGACTCGGACTCTCTATGACATTTCAGAATCCCGTAGAATTGCCCGGCGTGCCATTTGCGCATGTTGTTCAAGCTACCCGCGAGGGAGTATCTAGTCGATTTGAACCAAGCGAACAACATCTTTCGCCAACTCGTCTTGCAGAAAAAATGAAAGAAGTAATGAAACGAGTGGGCATGGACGCTCAATTTCTTTATCGATCTCTTAATGAAGGATTTTCTGGGGGAGAGAAGAAAAAATCTGAACTGGTCCAACTCGCGCTATGTAAACCCGCAATTGCACTCATTGATGAGATCGATTCGGGACTGGACATTGATGCGCTCAAAGAAGCATGCGCGCTTCTATGCGATCTAAACAAGGCTGGCACCGCTCTTGTTATTGTGACCCATAACCCCCGTCTTATCGAGTATATTCAGCCTAATATAATATCAATATTGGTTGGAGGGGGGATTGTGCGTTCGGGAGGTGTGTCGCTTGTTGAAGAACTTGAGAAAAAAGGATATGAAGCGTTCTCAAAATCATAATTTTCGTACAGCTGCCCCGGAAGTTTTCCGCATAAAGCCTGGTCTGAACAAAAAAGTTGTTCAGCAAATTTCTCAACGAAAAGCAGAGCCTGTCTGGATGCGCGACTTCCGCCTTGCAGCATATGATAAATTTCGAAAGAAAAAAATGCCGTCATGGGGAGCAGATATTGGATCAATAGATTTCAATTCCATTACCTATTATCTTCAACCTCAGGATCGGCCTCAACAGAACTGGGAAGACGTGCCCCAGTCCATCAAAGAAACATTTGAAAAATTGGGAATTCCTCAGGCAGAACGTGCGTTCTTGGCTGGTACTGGAGCGCAATTTGAATCTGAAGTGGTGTATCACTCGTTGCATGAATCATTGGCTCGAC is from Patescibacteria group bacterium and encodes:
- a CDS encoding asparaginase, with the protein product MTAYAQKRLLIIFTGGTIAGNVAKSNVVQLVKSDPENFMTIVNNSVEIVKKNWNIEIKPEVVELFNVDSSNIIPQNWSALAEKIQETYDQYDAYIILHGTNTMGYTCAALSFALENINKPVIVTGAQVPLGYLGSDATTNLINALRIAVWGYHPIKGVMAVFGSKIISGTRVKKGTDFDYDPFSSFITGALGQIGRFMRINVSALDRHNAYLSKSKPLAIQSRVLSVKKDFETSHIASLSEFPGMSPDIFRVLVEHADIRAFIFRAFGAGDASAHLFEGFEYLKEKRIPIVVTSQAPSGVASFQVNETGQYLRDNDLAIPAFDMSIESMTTKLGWLLAQKVSYENMKSKMLEDLHGEINIENELL
- a CDS encoding helix-turn-helix domain-containing protein; the encoded protein is MYSELFEELGLTPNEAKIYESLVGAAELPVSQISIKAGVHRRNVYDALNRLLDKGLVFQIFQKGENVYRAVHPQKLLEVLREKEKKLQRVLPSLSTQYNAVPPREAAYIYKGIEGYKNYRRDLLRVREEAYFLGAKALWLTPGISQSVQDEFRKTFHSKKIPYKTLFDPRVPQKAPQALKRIGGEYKVLPKGYETVGVVDIFGDHVVTFTSEDVGNFGEYGSIFVMINHDLAESYKTWFRFIWDHCPKADSLK
- a CDS encoding NAD(P)H-dependent oxidoreductase; protein product: MTALFAPKLKPKEILVIQGSLSQYSKSHILVESVAQKLRDRDCSFGVLDIRLSDIDFYKGAGIETYGTPTREAYARIAAAHAFVFSSPVYGGKISGGIRNLIDVMKDAMKGKLAAVMCSAKEGNAYPASVELKELLTSAACVRTVQPIVLVSDESFKNNLIYDDVVHDVMEEMLYSLTKQCKEQPTQNIATT
- a CDS encoding DMT family transporter, encoding MITSLSFTTLAILSALLGAVANIIARTLLRDLRSQDILGINFLTMGATLLLISPLFYFFQPSLLVIGLVALIGVIDTFANYFYFKTFEKTEASIATPLLSLAPGFTFFFAWLTLGESSQWYTYLIAAAILVLTVYVSTNFSQLKTFQAHTLIPALVASFLFGVSAIPAKYLLDTLHAVNAPTLYMFRAGFISLFTLLLFGFPILRISTQQYRVIFFRGLIVISQWVLLYFALSRGNSGVTLTLGNITPIFVFFLSVVFLREKPTPKKILAALCIFILSFIIA
- a CDS encoding NADP-dependent malic enzyme, whose product is MPKKTVQELSLQLHKKLHGKIAIAPKVRLKTLRDLSISYTPGVAAASSYLALHKDEVRHYTMKGNAIAVVSDGSAVLGLGNIGPEGALPVMEGKALIFKEFANIDAFPIVLATQDSDEIIAAVRAIAPTFGGINLEDIAAPRCFEIERQLQESLDIPVVHDDQHGTAVVVLAGLLNALKVVKKKLHTVRIVLSGAGAAGSAIADILLKKGVGDIVMVDSKGIVSLSRSDLDSHKLELAARTNVRKLQGGLAEAFVGADVAIGVSKAGLFTEAHIRSMNAEPIIFAMANPTPEIMPREALRAGAAIIATGRSDFPNQVNNALVFPGLFRGALDHGVRRVTDAMFIRAAEKLAALVPHPTRERIVPSIFDTRVVKAVSSAISLK
- the sufC gene encoding Fe-S cluster assembly ATPase SufC; this encodes MNTPILSLKHVDVSRDGTTLLHDISLDLQKGQIHMIMGPNGSGKSTLLNSIMGNPSCILEKGSIMLNGKRIQKLAPYERARLGLSMTFQNPVELPGVPFAHVVQATREGVSSRFEPSEQHLSPTRLAEKMKEVMKRVGMDAQFLYRSLNEGFSGGEKKKSELVQLALCKPAIALIDEIDSGLDIDALKEACALLCDLNKAGTALVIVTHNPRLIEYIQPNIISILVGGGIVRSGGVSLVEELEKKGYEAFSKS
- a CDS encoding Rrf2 family transcriptional regulator — encoded protein: MNKGHTVCSDQASRSGSFQMTQKVDYALFLLTVLAKFSEHTSLRSIAERNHLSFAFLQKVARLLRSADIIKSARGREGGYTLAKSSAHILFRDIVLAVEGQTVPHACLSERRTSHACPRKALCSIRPALQRLHTQMQQLYLSKPLTYFLHKQ